In Halorubrum sp. PV6, a single window of DNA contains:
- a CDS encoding thioredoxin domain-containing protein — MNHTRRSLLAGAASVGVVGAAGCLGGGSAGSGGNELDTGSYDCSLSEPSSPDLEFRPTLGDANADVVVKAFEDFTCGHCATYKLDHFPTIRDEYVATGQIRYEHWDFPIPVNEAWAVPVASAARGVGARQGSAAFFEFASAAYESQGNYSGAAIGDAAEAAGADPCLAIADAQFAAYEEASMDDRSEGEAMGVSGTPTIFVNGEAVADYRAETVAAAIDDAL, encoded by the coding sequence ATGAACCACACGCGACGGTCACTCCTCGCGGGCGCGGCGTCGGTCGGCGTCGTCGGCGCGGCGGGCTGTCTCGGCGGCGGGAGCGCCGGAAGCGGCGGAAACGAACTCGACACGGGGTCGTACGACTGTTCCCTCTCCGAGCCGTCGAGCCCGGACCTCGAGTTCCGGCCGACGCTCGGCGACGCGAACGCCGACGTCGTCGTCAAGGCGTTCGAGGACTTCACCTGCGGTCACTGCGCCACGTATAAACTGGACCACTTTCCGACGATCCGCGACGAGTACGTCGCCACCGGCCAGATCCGATACGAACACTGGGACTTCCCGATTCCCGTCAACGAGGCGTGGGCGGTCCCCGTCGCCAGCGCGGCCCGCGGCGTCGGGGCCCGTCAGGGCTCCGCGGCGTTCTTCGAGTTCGCCTCGGCGGCCTACGAGTCGCAGGGGAACTACAGCGGGGCGGCGATCGGCGACGCCGCCGAAGCGGCCGGCGCGGATCCCTGTCTCGCCATCGCCGACGCCCAGTTTGCGGCCTACGAGGAGGCGTCGATGGACGATCGAAGCGAGGGCGAGGCGATGGGCGTCTCCGGGACGCCGACAATCTTCGTGAACGGCGAGGCGGTCGCCGACTACAGAGCCGAGACGGTCGCGGCGGCGATCGACGACGCCTTATAA
- a CDS encoding MFS transporter, with translation MTADDHGERRRLGAVVLAVLISQVLLYPGVPALVVALGAPGGIDAGMWFLVAEFGAFVAFAVVWGAASDALGRRSPLIVAGAVGGAASYLVLAVLPEVGVGFRAALAVRVVGGALTIGAFSLAITSLMDLGGGNGRNMGTAGVAIGLGAAVGSVVGGALADANAVYPLYAGAAVLAGAAGLAGTVDDRLVADRSSARDGGSAGTDDDAPANTPDTPATDVGLRDVIARTRTTPGLFVPLAFGFVDRLTAGFFALVGVYYFQDPETFGLSAAAAGGTLALFFVPFALLQAPFGSLSDRIGRLRPVVVGSVAYGVVTIGVGVAPTYPIAAGLMVLVGVCGALMAPATMALVTDLVEPEARGAAMGLFNVFGSLGFLTGFLIGGSVTELFGYTAAFLAVGALELLIAVALFPAVRAIAPGDGLRGHTRTGGQSPSE, from the coding sequence ATGACTGCCGACGATCACGGGGAGCGACGCCGACTCGGCGCCGTCGTCCTCGCCGTGTTGATCTCGCAGGTCCTCCTGTACCCGGGCGTGCCGGCGCTCGTGGTCGCGCTCGGCGCCCCCGGCGGGATCGACGCCGGGATGTGGTTCCTCGTCGCGGAGTTCGGCGCGTTCGTCGCCTTCGCGGTCGTCTGGGGCGCCGCCAGCGACGCGCTCGGTCGCCGGTCGCCCCTCATCGTCGCCGGCGCGGTCGGCGGGGCCGCCTCCTACCTCGTGTTGGCCGTGCTCCCCGAGGTGGGGGTCGGCTTCCGGGCGGCGCTCGCGGTCCGGGTCGTCGGCGGCGCGCTCACCATCGGCGCCTTCTCGCTCGCGATCACCTCGCTGATGGACCTGGGCGGCGGTAACGGGCGCAACATGGGTACCGCCGGCGTCGCTATCGGGCTGGGTGCGGCGGTCGGCTCCGTGGTCGGCGGCGCGCTCGCGGACGCGAACGCGGTCTACCCGCTCTACGCCGGCGCCGCGGTGTTGGCGGGGGCGGCGGGGCTCGCGGGGACGGTCGACGACCGACTTGTCGCCGATCGGTCGAGCGCGCGGGACGGGGGGAGCGCCGGCACCGACGACGATGCCCCCGCCAACACCCCGGACACCCCGGCCACCGATGTCGGACTGCGCGACGTGATCGCTCGGACCCGGACGACCCCCGGCCTCTTCGTACCCCTCGCGTTCGGCTTCGTCGACCGGCTCACGGCCGGTTTCTTCGCCTTGGTCGGCGTCTACTACTTCCAGGACCCCGAGACGTTCGGGCTCTCGGCGGCGGCCGCGGGAGGGACGCTCGCGCTCTTTTTCGTCCCCTTCGCGCTGTTGCAGGCCCCCTTCGGGTCGCTTTCGGACCGGATCGGCCGGCTCCGCCCCGTCGTCGTCGGCTCGGTCGCGTACGGGGTCGTCACCATTGGCGTCGGCGTGGCCCCGACGTACCCGATCGCGGCCGGGCTCATGGTGCTCGTCGGGGTCTGCGGCGCGCTGATGGCGCCCGCGACGATGGCGCTCGTCACGGACTTAGTCGAGCCGGAGGCCCGCGGCGCGGCGATGGGACTGTTCAACGTGTTCGGCTCGCTCGGCTTCCTCACCGGCTTCCTGATCGGCGGGAGCGTCACCGAACTGTTCGGCTACACCGCCGCGTTCCTCGCGGTCGGCGCGCTCGAACTCCTCATCGCGGTGGCCCTGTTCCCGGCCGTGCGCGCGATCGCACCGGGCGACGGCCTCCGCGGCCACACGCGGACCGGCGGGCAGTCGCCCTCGGAGTGA
- a CDS encoding NAD(P)-binding domain-containing protein, with amino-acid sequence MDILVVGAGEIGRWIADTVSAADSPLDATVAFADSDPAVAADAAAGRDAETVGVDAETTHDAVCLAVPMSAVPDAVAAYAPRAERAIFDVSGEMTDAVAAMRDHAPDCERASYHPLFAPPRVPGNVAAVVDAGGPLIDGIGAAIEAGGNDVFETTPAEHDEAMETVQAGAHAAVLAWRLAGEAVRDEFHTPVSAALDEVADTVTEGSPAVYAEIQRAFDGADDVAAAAGEIADADPEAFAALYERARGDREGRERHE; translated from the coding sequence ATGGACATCCTCGTGGTGGGCGCCGGCGAGATCGGTCGCTGGATCGCCGACACCGTGTCGGCCGCCGACTCGCCCCTCGACGCGACCGTCGCCTTCGCCGACAGCGACCCGGCCGTCGCCGCGGACGCGGCCGCCGGGCGCGACGCCGAGACCGTTGGCGTCGACGCCGAGACGACGCACGACGCCGTGTGTCTCGCGGTGCCGATGTCCGCGGTCCCCGACGCGGTCGCCGCGTACGCGCCCCGCGCCGAGCGGGCGATATTCGACGTCTCCGGCGAGATGACCGACGCGGTCGCGGCGATGCGCGACCACGCGCCCGACTGCGAGCGCGCGAGCTACCATCCCCTCTTCGCGCCGCCGCGCGTCCCCGGCAACGTCGCCGCCGTGGTCGACGCCGGCGGCCCGCTCATCGATGGAATCGGCGCCGCCATCGAGGCCGGCGGCAACGACGTGTTCGAGACGACGCCCGCGGAACACGACGAAGCGATGGAGACGGTCCAAGCCGGCGCGCACGCGGCCGTCCTCGCGTGGCGACTGGCGGGCGAGGCGGTGCGCGACGAATTTCACACCCCCGTCTCGGCCGCGCTCGACGAGGTCGCGGACACCGTCACCGAGGGGTCGCCCGCGGTGTACGCCGAGATCCAGCGCGCCTTCGACGGCGCCGACGACGTGGCCGCCGCGGCCGGCGAGATAGCCGACGCCGACCCCGAGGCGTTCGCCGCCCTCTACGAGCGCGCTCGCGGCGACCGCGAGGGGCGGGAGCGACACGAGTGA
- a CDS encoding small ribosomal subunit Rsm22 family protein produces MIDRDAVRNNANYLRNVRPIDPEEIAEYIEGGAHPAVVRETLREEAFDLRLRERADGAFEPVSEAPVQSPGWAPTALPERYTFALEDLLVREFGANWHRGESGDELREAVRRFKDDYLYGNDVAYDRVAALGYAIYHLPAYYATIGYVLDDLTENGLLDRTLRVLDVGAGVGGPALGLADYLPDDAVVDYHAVEPSAAADVLDRLLDETDRNFRQTIHETTAESFLGVGEPAEADADRADAPDGPFDLVVFGNVLSELDDPAAVVEAAVDRLADDGSVAAFAPADRNTAMGLREVERAVATPASGVETYSPTLRLWPDATPSDGGWSFDVASDLDTPPFQRRLDEAATRGAADEPGEFRNVDVQFAYAILRTDGKRRVDVQASADRCARMADSESHVTDRVNYLAVKLSHDLSDGDNALYLVGDGSQTVDHYLVCTRETVLNDDLGRADYGAVVFVENGLVLWNDDEGAYNVVVDDETVVDLVAP; encoded by the coding sequence ATGATAGACAGAGACGCCGTCCGGAACAACGCCAACTACCTGCGCAACGTCAGACCGATCGACCCCGAAGAGATCGCGGAGTATATCGAGGGGGGCGCCCATCCCGCGGTCGTCCGCGAGACGCTCCGCGAGGAGGCGTTCGACCTCCGGCTCCGCGAGCGCGCGGACGGCGCCTTCGAGCCGGTCTCCGAGGCCCCCGTCCAGTCGCCCGGTTGGGCGCCGACGGCGCTCCCCGAACGCTACACGTTCGCGCTGGAGGATCTGTTGGTCCGGGAGTTCGGCGCCAACTGGCACCGCGGGGAGTCCGGCGACGAACTGCGCGAGGCCGTGCGCCGCTTCAAAGACGACTACCTCTACGGGAACGACGTGGCGTACGACCGGGTCGCCGCGCTCGGCTACGCGATCTACCACCTCCCGGCCTACTACGCGACGATCGGCTACGTCCTCGACGACCTGACGGAGAACGGGCTGCTCGACCGGACGCTCCGCGTCCTCGACGTGGGCGCGGGCGTCGGCGGGCCCGCCTTGGGACTCGCCGACTACCTCCCGGACGACGCGGTGGTCGACTACCACGCCGTTGAGCCGAGCGCGGCCGCCGACGTCCTCGACCGCCTGCTCGACGAGACGGATCGGAACTTCCGGCAGACGATCCACGAGACGACGGCGGAGTCGTTCTTGGGCGTCGGGGAGCCGGCCGAGGCCGACGCCGACCGCGCCGACGCGCCGGACGGCCCCTTCGATCTGGTCGTCTTCGGGAACGTCCTCTCCGAGCTGGACGACCCCGCCGCGGTCGTCGAGGCCGCCGTGGACCGGCTCGCGGACGACGGGAGCGTCGCGGCGTTCGCGCCGGCGGACCGCAACACCGCCATGGGGCTCCGGGAGGTCGAGCGCGCGGTCGCGACCCCCGCGTCCGGCGTCGAGACGTACTCGCCCACGCTCCGCCTCTGGCCGGACGCGACCCCCTCCGACGGCGGGTGGTCGTTCGACGTGGCGTCGGATCTCGACACGCCCCCGTTCCAGCGCCGACTCGACGAGGCCGCGACGCGCGGCGCGGCCGACGAACCGGGTGAGTTCCGCAACGTCGACGTCCAGTTCGCGTACGCCATCCTCCGGACGGACGGCAAACGGCGGGTGGACGTGCAGGCGAGTGCCGACCGCTGCGCGCGGATGGCCGACTCCGAGTCACACGTCACCGACCGAGTGAACTACCTCGCCGTGAAGTTGAGCCACGACCTCAGCGACGGCGACAACGCGCTGTACCTCGTCGGTGACGGTTCGCAGACGGTCGACCACTACCTCGTCTGTACCCGCGAAACCGTCCTCAACGACGACCTCGGGCGGGCGGACTACGGCGCGGTCGTGTTCGTGGAGAACGGGCTCGTCCTCTGGAACGACGACGAGGGCGCGTACAACGTGGTCGTCGACGACGAGACGGTCGTCGACCTCGTCGCTCCCTGA